The following are from one region of the Muntiacus reevesi chromosome 3, mMunRee1.1, whole genome shotgun sequence genome:
- the CENPA gene encoding histone H3-like centromeric protein A isoform X1, whose protein sequence is MGPRRSRKPETPRRRPESPAPAARRPAPSLDEKLRLLADLGSSPFSQSRSVGLLLQGVKQLCPASARKQGTSSHSPARRRYRILKEIRTLQKTTHLLLRKTPFCRLAREICVQFTRGVDFNWQAQALLALQEAAEAFLVHLFEDAYLLSLHAGRVTLFPKDVQLARRIRGIQEGLG, encoded by the exons ATGGGCCCGCGCCGGAGCCGCAAGCCCGAAACACCAAGGAGGCGCCCCGAGAGCCCGGCTCCCGCCGCCCGCCGGCCGGCCCCGTCCTTAG acgaAAAGCTGAGGCTCCTTGCTGATCTGGGATCGAGCCCATTCTCCCAATCCCGGTCCGTTGGCCTTCTTCTACAGGGGGTAAAGCAGCTCTGTCCAGCATCTGCACGGAAGCAAG GCACGTCCTCCCATTCACCTGCTCGCCGGAGATATAGAATCCTGAAGGAGATCCGAACTCTTCAGAAGACCACACACCTGCTGTTAAGAAAGACCCCCTTCTGCCGCCTG GCAAGAGAAATATGTGTTCAGTTCACTCGTGGTGTGGACTTCAATTGGCAAGCCCAGGCCCTGTTGGCCCTACAAGAG GCGGCAGAAGCGTTTCTAGTTCATCTCTTCGAGGATGCCTATCTCCTCTCCTTACACGCCGGCCGCGTCACGCTCTTCCCGAAGGATGTGCAGCTGGCCCGGAGGATCCGAGGCATTCAGGAAGGGCTTGGCTGA
- the CENPA gene encoding histone H3-like centromeric protein A isoform X2, translating to MGPRRSRKPETPRRRPESPAPAARRPAPSLGTSSHSPARRRYRILKEIRTLQKTTHLLLRKTPFCRLAREICVQFTRGVDFNWQAQALLALQEAAEAFLVHLFEDAYLLSLHAGRVTLFPKDVQLARRIRGIQEGLG from the exons ATGGGCCCGCGCCGGAGCCGCAAGCCCGAAACACCAAGGAGGCGCCCCGAGAGCCCGGCTCCCGCCGCCCGCCGGCCGGCCCCGTCCTTAG GCACGTCCTCCCATTCACCTGCTCGCCGGAGATATAGAATCCTGAAGGAGATCCGAACTCTTCAGAAGACCACACACCTGCTGTTAAGAAAGACCCCCTTCTGCCGCCTG GCAAGAGAAATATGTGTTCAGTTCACTCGTGGTGTGGACTTCAATTGGCAAGCCCAGGCCCTGTTGGCCCTACAAGAG GCGGCAGAAGCGTTTCTAGTTCATCTCTTCGAGGATGCCTATCTCCTCTCCTTACACGCCGGCCGCGTCACGCTCTTCCCGAAGGATGTGCAGCTGGCCCGGAGGATCCGAGGCATTCAGGAAGGGCTTGGCTGA